DNA sequence from the Sulfurimonas sediminis genome:
GGCAAACCAGAGCAGGGCAGACCCAAATGGCCAGTGCATCAGTAAGAAGCCTATGGCTATCATTTGGGCGACTGTTTTTATTTTGCCCGACCAGGAAGCTTTGACGCTTATGTTTTCGCTCACCGCAACGGTACGCAGTCCTGTAATGAAAAGCTCTCGGACTATGATGATGTAAATTGCCCATGGAGAAGCATCGCCCATAACCATAAGTCCTAAAAATGCCGCAAGTGTGAGCATTTTGTCGGCAAGCGGGTCAAGGATGGCACCAAGCATAGTCATCTGGTTCCATTGTCTGGCTATATAACCGTCAAAGAAGTCTGTCACAGAAGCCAAAACAAACAAAAGTGAGGCAAAATAGTAGTTCCAGGTTATATCAAACCCGTTGTCGGTAAAAATCTGGGGATTGAGTATAATCCAAAACATCACAGGCGCAATGAGAATACGCAAAGATGCCAGTAAATTTGGTAAATTGAGCAAAAAATTCCTTTTTAAAAATAGTAATGAGATTTTATCTATTTATTACTTATTAAAGCCTAATAGACTAAGATTAGGCATGAAGAAAATATGTCCCTTATGCCAAAACAGTGCAGGTTTGCTATACGAAGAGAGTCAAAGGTACTTTACATGTAAAGTCTGTCATTCAATATTTGTCGATGAAACAGACTTGCCGGATGCAAAAAGTGAAAAAGAACGCTATGAACTCCATGATGACAATGCCGAAGATGCAGGGTATCGAAAGTTTGTTTCTCCCATTACCACAAATATTGAAAAAGACTTTTCAAAAGAGGAGAGAGGGCTTGACTTTGGGGCCGGAACCTCGCAGATTATTACAAAGGTCATGCAGGAAAAAGGCTATACTATAAGTGCTTACGACCCTTATTTTCATCCGCACAAAGAGCTTTTAGAAAAAAAATATGATTATATTGCTTCGTGTGAAGTCATAGAGCATTTCTATCAGCCGGCAAAAGAGTTTGCACTGTTGAAATCTATGCTCAAAAAAAATGCGAAATTATACCTTATGACTGATATGTATGATGAAAGTATAGAGTTTTCTTCGTGGTATTATAAAAATGACCCGACCCATGTCTTTTTTTATACAAAAAAAACATTTGAGTGGATTCAAAAGAGATTTGAATTTTCAAACCTCTTCATTGAAAAAAGGCTGATAATCCTCTCTAACTAGACAGGATCTTCAACGGAGACGGCTTTTTTCTCATGGAAATGAAAATGACTTTCTAAGTCTGACATGTAAAGTAAAACAGGAACAACGATAAGTGAAGCCACGACAGCCGCTACCGTACCAAATATAAGCGCAACACCGAGTCCGCCAAAGACGGCATCTTTTGCAAGCAGTGTAGAAGCGAGCATAATGGCGATGGCTGTTAAGAAGATAGGTTTTGCACGTGTAGCACTTGCATACGCGATAGCCTCAGCCTTGTGCATTCCTTTTTCACTCATCAGTGATTTTGTAAAGTCAATGAGCAAAAGAGAATTTCGTGAACTGATTCCTATAAGCGCGATAAAACCGATGAGTGATGTCGCCGTTAAAAAGAAGGTATCGGTTGTAAAAATATCCATAATCCAGTGACCGACAATCACACCGATGATGGAAAGAAAAGAACCTAAAAGAATAATACCGCTGAGCGTATAACTTTTATAATAGATAACCATCAGTAAAAATATAAGTATAAGAGCCGCTATAAAAGCACCCCCCAAGTCTCTAAATGTATCCATCGTAACTTTCATCTCACCGTCCCAGATGAGTTTATAGACTTTTCCTGTTGCTTTGTCTGTAAGGCGCAAATCAAAAAGACCTGTTTTTTCGACTTTGTACTCATCAGTAAAAGTGTTGATAATTGTATTTCTTGCATCAAGCAGAGGATAAACCTGAGAAACCATATCTGTTTCAGCTAAAACATTGGTCATCTGGTGCAAATCCTTACTCATAATCATCGGGTTGGATTTTTTAGGAATTACTGTGACAAGTTCCGTGACAGGTACCATCATGCCTTTGTTGTTCATGAGTTTGAGTGAAGCCAGTTTTGCTTTTACAGAGTCCAAATCTTTTTTACTGAATCTTCTTGAAGAGTCCGACAGGCGTAAAAAGAGAGGAATCTGATCGCTGTATTTGTCTGAATTTTTTACAGATATATCCATCCCTTCAAAAGCAAGGTATAAAATGTTGTTGAGCTGCTTGACAGTGAGCCCTGATTTTGCGATTTTTGTTGTATGGACAATGATTTCAAAAGTGTCATATATGTCATCTTCCATAATGTCAATATCAACAAGCCCCTGTGTATTTTGAAAAACTTTTTCAACACGTTTTGCCAGTTTTCTTATGCCCTGTGCATTATCGCCGTATATTTCAGCAACAATAGCCGAAAGCGTCGGAGGACCGGCAGGCGGCTCTACAAAAGAGATATGTGTATTTGGATAAAGCTTTTCACAGGCACCTTGAATAACAGGACGCAGACGTTGTACCATCAAATAAGAAGGCTCTTCTCTCTCATGTTTTTTTGTAATATTTACGACAATTTCTGCAACATTTTCAGAGTTTTTAAACTGACTGCCTTTAATAAGTCCGGCAAAATCCAGCGGTGCACCCATACCTAAAAACACCTCTGTATCACGTACTTCTTTTTCATTTGTTATATAACTGCTGACACATTGTGTCACCTGTTGTGTCTGTTGTATCGAACTGCCTGTTGGCAGTTTTACATAGATGGTAAAAGTGTCATTGTTTTTCCCAGGTAACATTTTTGCCTTGACGATTTCAGTCGGTGCTATCATCAAAATCGAAAGAATAAATGCTGCTAATGTTCCAAAAAGTATCAGTTTTCTTTGCGCAGCACTTTGTATGCCTTGTAGTACAAGTTTTTCAAATTTCTTAAACATTAATGCGCTCCTTTGTCATGTTTTGGTCGTTTTAAAATTCTCACGGCAAGATACGGCGTGAAAATATAGGCAACAAAAAGCGAAGCGATGAGTGCTACAGGAACATTTTCAGGGATAGGTTTCATAAACTGTCCCATCATGCCTCCGACAAATGCCATAGGTACCATTGTCATAATGATGGCAAGTGTGGCAATATTTGTCGGTGCACCGATTTCATCTGTTGCTTTTATCATAATCTCATCATTACTTTCATGGGCAGATTCTACAGAGTGGTAGTGTCTGTGAATGTTTTCGATAACAATAATAGCAGCATCAACTAAAAGTCCCAAAGAAAGCAAAAATGCAAAGAGCGTGATACGGTTAATCGTCTGCCCGCTTAAATAGGCAACAAACAGAGTAATGGCCAAAATTGCAGGAACGGTAAAGGTTACGATGAGTGATTCTCTCCATCCAAGTACAAATATAAGCAAAATAGCGATAATAACGATAGATAAGACCAGGTGCATAACAAGTTCGTTTACAGCATCATTTGCGCGTTCTCCGTCATTTCTGGTAATGACATAACTGATGCCTTTTTTGTCCAGTTCACTTTTATAGTTTTGCAACTCTTTTTTTACTTCATCTGCAATAATGACGGCATTTGTTCCTTGGAGTTTTGAGACTGTGAGTGTTACCTGATTCTCAAACGGCGTAAAATGACCGTTTTTTTCTCTCTTGCTGATGAGGGCAGATTTGAAATTTTGAATATCATACGAGTTTGTCACTTTTGCAACCTGTCTCAAATAAATAGGAGAACCCATATACTGTGCGACAATGATGTCCCCGACATCTTTTGCATCTTCTATGGCATTTTTTACGCCGACCATGACAATTTCATTCTCTTTTGTTTTGTTCTTAATTGCCGGTACATTATATGAAACTGCCTGTACGGCCTGTGTGATTTGTCCCATTGAGAGGTTATAGCCTGAGAGTTTGTTCAAATCCACTGCAATGTTAAACTGGTGCTTGTGACCGCCTTTGAGTGCGGTAACGGCAACATTATTCAAACCGTTTATATGGTGCTGGATTTGTTTGACTTTGTCATAGAGTTCTGTTTGCGACATATTTTTATCGTGGGAATAAAAGGCAACACTGACAATAGGAATATCAATGTCAATATCCAAAGGCTTAATGATTGGTTTCATCGCCCCTTTTGGAAACATATCGGCATTTTGCATGATTTTATCATAGATTTTGAGGTTTGAATCCTCTTTTCTTTCTCCGATATAAAAGGCTGCATTGACAATTCCGACATTATCCATAGCCGTGCCGTAAATGTGTTCTACCCCTTTAATCTCCTTGAGTTTTCGTTCCAAAGGCTTGACTATGATTTTTTCTACCTCTTTGGCACTTGCACCAGGCAGAGCTACTATAACGGTAGATCCACTGACAACCATTTGTGGATTCTCTTCACGAGGCATAATCATTAAGGAAAGGTACCCGATAACAAGCAGGGAAATTCCCAAAACAGAAGTCAGAGGGTTTCTTAAAAATGTTTGTGCCAGTTTTCCTGCGACATCTTTAGGTCTATATGGCTTATGATGATTCATATTTATCCCCTTTTAGTCAATGGTTACAGTGGCATACATACCAGGGTAGACTGATTTGTTCAGTGTCTTGAATGATACTTTGATTTTAAATGTGTGCGTCATCGGGTTGGAGTTTGGAATGATTGCCGTAATTGTTCCGATTGTTTTGACACCGACAGAAGGAATCTCCACTTTTACTTTTTTCCCGTGATGAATGAGATTTAAATTGCTCTCTGCTATTTCTGCCGAAATTTTCAAATCACTCAAATCTGAAAGCACAATTGCAGGCATACCAGGCATTGCCATCTCTCCGACTTTGATGTTTTTTGCAACAACAACACCGTCATTTGGAGCCTTTACATGTAAGTATTTGTACTGGTTCTCTACCTCTTGGAGTCTTGCTTTTGCAATGTTAATCATATCTTGCAGATTTTTTGCCGCAAGTTCCATGTTTTCTACTTCATATTTTGAAACCATGTCTTTTTTGAGCAGTCTTTTGTATCGTTCAAGATTCAGTTTGACATTTGTGTACTGGTTCTGATACATTTGCAGTGAAAGTTCCGCCTGACGTTTTGCCGAATCAATTTCGCGTGAATCTATACTGTAAAGTATCTGCCCTTTTTTTACCTTTTCCCCTTCGCTTGTGTTTACATTTGTTACAAAACCCATAAAACGACTTGTGATCATTTTTTGATTGTCTGAAATCACACTTCCAGAAAGTGTTAAACTCTCTGCGAAAAGTGAAACGCCAAGTGCCAGTAATAGTAGTAGTTTTTTCATTTTAGTCTTCTCCGTTTGCTAATTTTTCAAGTGCAAGTATTTTTTCTGTTCTTTTGTTTTTTGCTATCTGCAACTGTAGTATTTTTTCTATCTGTGCAGACTGTTTGATGATGACATCACTCATGGAAACAAGTTTTTCTTTGTATCTGCCTTCGTAGTTTTCATAAATGGCATTTGCCAACTCCAACTCTTTTTTCAAAGAAGCTATCTCAACATCAACCCCTTCTATCTCTGTTCTGATTTTTGCAATTTTTAAAAGAATCCCTTTTTTTGCAAGTTCAACCTGTGACTGCATTTTGAGCTTTTCTATTTTTGATTTCTCTATTTTTGCTGCATCTATCCCACCATCAAAAAGATTCCAGCTAAGGCGTGCACCTATGGTATAGGCTTTATGTTCATCTGCATTCCCTAAAAAGGTATTATCTGCGGTAGCAACTTCCCCAAAAGCACCTAGTGTAGGGTAGTAGGCTGCTTGAGAAACTTTGAGCATATCTTTTGTTATTTTGAGTCCTGTTGCTGCTTTTTGTAAGTCAATATTATGTGCTAAAATTTCTGCATCACTAATCTTTGGCATACTTACTTCTGATGAAGGTGTCTGAATATGTTCAACTTTTTGATTAAGTAAAAAACTGATGTAGTGGTACAAGAGTTTTTTGTTGGACTGCATCTGTACCAAGAGTCTTTCAACATTGCCTTTTTTCGCTTGTACTTCAAGTAAATCTACTTTTTTTGCATAGCCAACTGCTATCATCTCTTCTGTGGTATTTTCTAAAATATGGATGTTGTCCAGAATTTTATTGAGATTTTTTATAGAAGAATCAAGCAAAGCCATATCATAAAAGCTTTTTTTGAGTTCATACTTTTTTTGTTTTTCTATCTTGTGTTTGTCCAAAGATTTTAATTCTTTGATTTTTTTCATAATGTCAGTGTAAGAACTGAGCATGAAACCTGTAAAAAGAGGCACTTCGTATCTGAGTTTGCTTTGAAACAGATTTCTGTAACCAGGATAGTTCAAATCTGTCGGTTGGACAGTTAAAACATTAGTTGTTCCCGGAGGAGGCGTTAAAAAATCGGCAAACCCAAAATCGCCAAAAGTCGCCTCACGGGAAGTCAGTTTAAATCCAAAGACGTTTCCGGCATCATTTGAACGTGCCGCATCCTGCGTGAATGTCAATGTTCCCCAGTTTTTCCCCGATACCGCATCAATGTCCTCTTTTGCAGAGCGTTCATCAAATGCAGCAGCTTTGATTTCCAGGTTTTTTGCTTTTAAAAGCTGCAGTGCCTGATCCAGCGTCAATGCCTCGGCTGCTGACGCAGATACATGTAACAGCAGAGAAAACGCAAAAATACTTATTAGTCTATTCATTTTTCAACATCCTTTTTATAGTTATAATAATTTTAAGTTTAAATTATAACATATATTTCATTTTCATATATCACATTTATATCACATTTATTGAAATATGGTCTGCTCTGCAGGAAGAGACTCTTTGAATATTTACAAAAATGATATACAATACTTATGAAAATCATAAGGATACTTAATGTATAGATATATGTTTTTAATTAGTATACTGTTTTTTACTGCATGTGAACAAAAATCTCATTCAAATCTTAACGGTAAACAACTTTTAGAGCAAAAATGTAGCAAGTGTCATAATATTGACCTGCCTCCAAAAACTTTTCAGGATGAAAAAGCACCGCCGATGATGGCGGTTGCATTTCATATAAAAGATTTTATCAAAGCAAGCAGTGAGAGTGACAAGATTCCAAAATCTATAGAGTTTGTCAAAGACTATGTGATCAATCCCAGTGCTTCAAAATCTTTTTGTGACAAAAAAAGTCTTCAGGAATATGGTGTCATGCCATCCCAAAAGGGCAAAGTAACAGAGGATGAACTCCAGGCAATAGCGGAATATATGTTTTCGCACTTTACTCTGAAAAATTTGACTGAAGCACAGGCGCTGCAAAACAGACTTGCAAAAATGCCAAAAGGCGAACGTTTGGCTTTGCAAAACGGATGTTTGAGCTGTCATAAAATAAATCAAGAGTTAGTAGGACCATCATTCAAAAAAATTGCCAAACATTATGAAGGGAATATTTCAGCAATTGCAAAAAGTCTAAAAAGTGGAAGCAAAGGAAAATGGCAAGGATACAGAGGGGCTGTTATGCCGGCTTTTGGAAAAAGAATTTCTCAGAAAAATATTGAGACTTTAAGTGCATGGATAGCAAAATCAAACAAGGAGATTAAAAGATGAAAATAGTTTTAGCAGTAGATGAAGATAAAAAGACAATAGTCAAAAGAACAGGGCAAAGTGCCTATTTCGCAATATATAATGATGATAAATTAGAGGGCTTTGTAGCAAACAAACACCATGATGGAGGGCATCATGCACATAGAGAACATGAGGAACATGACCATTCGAAAATGGGGCATGAAGCGCATACAAACTCTCATAGAAAAGATGTCGAAGCCTTAAAAGACTGTGATATCATTTTAGTGCAGGCAGTTGGTGAAAATATGAAAGAAGCACTTGAATCTATAGGCTTAAAAGTAAAAAAGATACGCCAAAAACATGGTAAAACAGCTGATGAAGTTGTAAAAAACTTTTTAAGTGGTGCTATTTAAAAAAATGCAAATATTATTTGATAACTATAAAGTATGTGACACCTGCCGCTCATTGTGGGGTTTCAGTGCCTATTTTAAGGAGTATAAACTTCTGCTTGATACGGGAAGTAACGGTCGTGTTTTACTTCAAAATATGAAAGAGCTGGGTGTGGATGTGCAAGAGCTGGAGTATGTTTTTATCACGCACTCTCATTGGGATCACATAGGTGGGCTTGACAGCATCATAGAAATTAACCCTAATGTGACACTGTTTGTTCCCTCATCTCTCTCCAAACATCTCATAAAAGATTTAAAGAGCTTAGTAAAAGATGTGGTTGTATGTGGAAAAAAACCACAAAAATTATTTGGAGATTTATACACTACGGGGCTTTTAGGTGAAGAGATGCCAGAACAATCGCTCATTCTTGATACTGATTTTGCAACAGTTGTCACAGGATGTGGACATTTTGGTATAGAGAACATTACAAAAGTTGCTCGTGAAGTTATAGGTAAAGATATACAATGCGTACAAGGTGGTTTTCATCTGCTTGGTAGTGATGATGCAAAAATTCTTGCAACCATACAAGCTTTAAAATCTATGGGTGTTAGATGTGCAAAACCAACACACTGCAGTGGAAATAGGGCGATAGAGTTATTTTTAGCTGAAAAATTTGTATAAGTTGTTTGACATATTGAGTAATTAGTGGCGTTTTTGTAAATTAATTTATACAAAATAAAGAATTTCAGAGTGATGAACTATTTGCTTGAAAATGGTAATATTGCACAAGTCTCTTACTTAACACAGAGTGCAATATTGAACCATAAATCCTTTTAGCCTTTGATTCCATCGGCTCTTGGGCTGAGTAAAAACTTGAAAAACACTTTGATATAAAGCATAAACGGAACACTCCAAAGAACAGCAGACCATAAATAGAGTTGCATTGCATAGGCTTCATAAAAAGGTATCAAACCTCTCATAAAAGTAGCTGCAATGATAAAAAAGACTATCAAATGGGTGTAGGTATTTGATGTAAGGTGTCTTCCTGTATGAATCCACCCTATCGTTATCATAACCATCAGGTAAGAGAGTCCAAGTCCACCGGCTGTTATAAAGTGTCTAAAGCTTGAGACACCCACACCATCATTAAATAAAATACTCCAACCCATCATGGCGTAGCCCAAACCAAGTAGAATAAAAATACTAAAAAGATAAATAACATAAGGCTGATTTAAAATAAACTTTTCTTTGAGATTATAATCACTTGTAATAGCGAGTATCGCCGCACCTGTTGCAAGACCTATCCAGCCAAGTGCAGAGTTTGTCGGGTATAAATATTCAACAATACTAAAAAGCGCTACACTAAAAATAGCCAAATTTGTCAGTGGCGGGCGTGATACATAGATGTCATCTATTCCTTTGTCTTCCATCAATTCATTGACTGCTTCCATATTGACACGGCGCAGTGCTAAAAGTATCAGTATGACTATTGCTCCAAGTGCCACTTTTAAAATGCTTAAAGCATCACTCTCACTCCGCCCAAGCATTGAAGCGAAAAACCACACCTCTATGCCAAAAATGATGACTAAAATATATCCTAAAGAAGCATGTCTTTGGAGCTTGTCTAGTACAACATCTTTTGCAAACCAGATAAGCCAGGCAAGCATGGCAAGATTTAGTAATGCAGCAAGATAGACACCTGTGATATCTATAAACCAAAAGCTCACGCGTCCGGCTATCCATAAAAGCATGATATATTTGAGCCGTTTGCCGACAAAAGGTACCATTCCGGGGAAGAGTTCCGGTAAACCGGTTGTTAAAAATGCCATGACTCCAGCAGTAAGTACCCCAAAAAGCATCTCATATACATGCCAAATAAGTACATTATCCATAAAAGGAATGTTTAAATACCCACTCCAAACAAGTCCCCATAGCACCATAGATATAATAAAGTAAGGGGCCAAAAGTAAAAATATTGGACGGAAGCCATATGCCAAATAGGGTGGAATATTCTCTTCATTCGGGTAATATAGATAGTGATTTGTTGCGTGTAGTTTCTCTTCTTGCGTTTGCATTAACTGAGCTCCAGTGTATTTAATTCAAATGTTTCTATAATATCTTTATCTTGAAGTATCTTGGCACTCTCTTCGTAAACAAAAACATCATC
Encoded proteins:
- the pgsA gene encoding CDP-diacylglycerol--glycerol-3-phosphate 3-phosphatidyltransferase; translation: MLNLPNLLASLRILIAPVMFWIILNPQIFTDNGFDITWNYYFASLLFVLASVTDFFDGYIARQWNQMTMLGAILDPLADKMLTLAAFLGLMVMGDASPWAIYIIIVRELFITGLRTVAVSENISVKASWSGKIKTVAQMIAIGFLLMHWPFGSALLWFAVFLTVYSGLEYLWGFKQAILKEQNA
- a CDS encoding class I SAM-dependent methyltransferase, coding for MKKICPLCQNSAGLLYEESQRYFTCKVCHSIFVDETDLPDAKSEKERYELHDDNAEDAGYRKFVSPITTNIEKDFSKEERGLDFGAGTSQIITKVMQEKGYTISAYDPYFHPHKELLEKKYDYIASCEVIEHFYQPAKEFALLKSMLKKNAKLYLMTDMYDESIEFSSWYYKNDPTHVFFYTKKTFEWIQKRFEFSNLFIEKRLIILSN
- a CDS encoding efflux RND transporter permease subunit; its protein translation is MFKKFEKLVLQGIQSAAQRKLILFGTLAAFILSILMIAPTEIVKAKMLPGKNNDTFTIYVKLPTGSSIQQTQQVTQCVSSYITNEKEVRDTEVFLGMGAPLDFAGLIKGSQFKNSENVAEIVVNITKKHEREEPSYLMVQRLRPVIQGACEKLYPNTHISFVEPPAGPPTLSAIVAEIYGDNAQGIRKLAKRVEKVFQNTQGLVDIDIMEDDIYDTFEIIVHTTKIAKSGLTVKQLNNILYLAFEGMDISVKNSDKYSDQIPLFLRLSDSSRRFSKKDLDSVKAKLASLKLMNNKGMMVPVTELVTVIPKKSNPMIMSKDLHQMTNVLAETDMVSQVYPLLDARNTIINTFTDEYKVEKTGLFDLRLTDKATGKVYKLIWDGEMKVTMDTFRDLGGAFIAALILIFLLMVIYYKSYTLSGIILLGSFLSIIGVIVGHWIMDIFTTDTFFLTATSLIGFIALIGISSRNSLLLIDFTKSLMSEKGMHKAEAIAYASATRAKPIFLTAIAIMLASTLLAKDAVFGGLGVALIFGTVAAVVASLIVVPVLLYMSDLESHFHFHEKKAVSVEDPV
- a CDS encoding efflux RND transporter permease subunit, with translation MNHHKPYRPKDVAGKLAQTFLRNPLTSVLGISLLVIGYLSLMIMPREENPQMVVSGSTVIVALPGASAKEVEKIIVKPLERKLKEIKGVEHIYGTAMDNVGIVNAAFYIGERKEDSNLKIYDKIMQNADMFPKGAMKPIIKPLDIDIDIPIVSVAFYSHDKNMSQTELYDKVKQIQHHINGLNNVAVTALKGGHKHQFNIAVDLNKLSGYNLSMGQITQAVQAVSYNVPAIKNKTKENEIVMVGVKNAIEDAKDVGDIIVAQYMGSPIYLRQVAKVTNSYDIQNFKSALISKREKNGHFTPFENQVTLTVSKLQGTNAVIIADEVKKELQNYKSELDKKGISYVITRNDGERANDAVNELVMHLVLSIVIIAILLIFVLGWRESLIVTFTVPAILAITLFVAYLSGQTINRITLFAFLLSLGLLVDAAIIVIENIHRHYHSVESAHESNDEIMIKATDEIGAPTNIATLAIIMTMVPMAFVGGMMGQFMKPIPENVPVALIASLFVAYIFTPYLAVRILKRPKHDKGAH
- a CDS encoding efflux RND transporter periplasmic adaptor subunit yields the protein MKKLLLLLALGVSLFAESLTLSGSVISDNQKMITSRFMGFVTNVNTSEGEKVKKGQILYSIDSREIDSAKRQAELSLQMYQNQYTNVKLNLERYKRLLKKDMVSKYEVENMELAAKNLQDMINIAKARLQEVENQYKYLHVKAPNDGVVVAKNIKVGEMAMPGMPAIVLSDLSDLKISAEIAESNLNLIHHGKKVKVEIPSVGVKTIGTITAIIPNSNPMTHTFKIKVSFKTLNKSVYPGMYATVTID
- a CDS encoding TolC family protein, which codes for MNRLISIFAFSLLLHVSASAAEALTLDQALQLLKAKNLEIKAAAFDERSAKEDIDAVSGKNWGTLTFTQDAARSNDAGNVFGFKLTSREATFGDFGFADFLTPPPGTTNVLTVQPTDLNYPGYRNLFQSKLRYEVPLFTGFMLSSYTDIMKKIKELKSLDKHKIEKQKKYELKKSFYDMALLDSSIKNLNKILDNIHILENTTEEMIAVGYAKKVDLLEVQAKKGNVERLLVQMQSNKKLLYHYISFLLNQKVEHIQTPSSEVSMPKISDAEILAHNIDLQKAATGLKITKDMLKVSQAAYYPTLGAFGEVATADNTFLGNADEHKAYTIGARLSWNLFDGGIDAAKIEKSKIEKLKMQSQVELAKKGILLKIAKIRTEIEGVDVEIASLKKELELANAIYENYEGRYKEKLVSMSDVIIKQSAQIEKILQLQIAKNKRTEKILALEKLANGED
- a CDS encoding c-type cytochrome, producing the protein MYRYMFLISILFFTACEQKSHSNLNGKQLLEQKCSKCHNIDLPPKTFQDEKAPPMMAVAFHIKDFIKASSESDKIPKSIEFVKDYVINPSASKSFCDKKSLQEYGVMPSQKGKVTEDELQAIAEYMFSHFTLKNLTEAQALQNRLAKMPKGERLALQNGCLSCHKINQELVGPSFKKIAKHYEGNISAIAKSLKSGSKGKWQGYRGAVMPAFGKRISQKNIETLSAWIAKSNKEIKR
- a CDS encoding NifB/NifX family molybdenum-iron cluster-binding protein, translating into MKIVLAVDEDKKTIVKRTGQSAYFAIYNDDKLEGFVANKHHDGGHHAHREHEEHDHSKMGHEAHTNSHRKDVEALKDCDIILVQAVGENMKEALESIGLKVKKIRQKHGKTADEVVKNFLSGAI
- a CDS encoding MBL fold metallo-hydrolase, with the translated sequence MQILFDNYKVCDTCRSLWGFSAYFKEYKLLLDTGSNGRVLLQNMKELGVDVQELEYVFITHSHWDHIGGLDSIIEINPNVTLFVPSSLSKHLIKDLKSLVKDVVVCGKKPQKLFGDLYTTGLLGEEMPEQSLILDTDFATVVTGCGHFGIENITKVAREVIGKDIQCVQGGFHLLGSDDAKILATIQALKSMGVRCAKPTHCSGNRAIELFLAEKFV
- a CDS encoding NnrS family protein — encoded protein: MQTQEEKLHATNHYLYYPNEENIPPYLAYGFRPIFLLLAPYFIISMVLWGLVWSGYLNIPFMDNVLIWHVYEMLFGVLTAGVMAFLTTGLPELFPGMVPFVGKRLKYIMLLWIAGRVSFWFIDITGVYLAALLNLAMLAWLIWFAKDVVLDKLQRHASLGYILVIIFGIEVWFFASMLGRSESDALSILKVALGAIVILILLALRRVNMEAVNELMEDKGIDDIYVSRPPLTNLAIFSVALFSIVEYLYPTNSALGWIGLATGAAILAITSDYNLKEKFILNQPYVIYLFSIFILLGLGYAMMGWSILFNDGVGVSSFRHFITAGGLGLSYLMVMITIGWIHTGRHLTSNTYTHLIVFFIIAATFMRGLIPFYEAYAMQLYLWSAVLWSVPFMLYIKVFFKFLLSPRADGIKG